A genomic region of Manihot esculenta cultivar AM560-2 chromosome 15, M.esculenta_v8, whole genome shotgun sequence contains the following coding sequences:
- the LOC122721911 gene encoding glutamic acid-rich protein-like produces MVNNNSNEQNSNDVAYQEDDVSRPQEIVPTTELDDPTMLLDSSSMVEVDVNELQQVQQPLEVVKDEDEDVEEEEEGEDEEEEEDTEELDDDLEVDGIDSDDDVNLEDDSE; encoded by the coding sequence ATGGTTAACAACAATTCAAATGAACAAAACTCCAATGATGTTGCTTATCAAGAGGATGATGTCTCAAGACCTCAAGAAATTGTACCAACAACCGAACTTGATGATCCCACAATGTTACTTGATTCAAGTAGTATGGTTGAGGTGGATGTTAATGAATTGCAACAAGTGCAACAACCACTTGAAGTGGTGAAAGATGAAGATGAGGatgtagaggaagaggaagagggagaggatgaagaagaggaagaagacacTGAAGAGTTAGATGACGATTTAGAAGTTGATGGTATTGATAGTGATGATGATGTCAACTTAGAGGATGATTCTGAATGA